A region of Rhodamnia argentea isolate NSW1041297 chromosome 9, ASM2092103v1, whole genome shotgun sequence DNA encodes the following proteins:
- the LOC115744335 gene encoding uncharacterized protein LOC115744335 isoform X5, which yields MLNGKSKFPREPLAAMAASLASQNQLMDSLTSHISLYTSRSPSPCPSSALRSSILKWLSSLGAQQRRSHMTVVDPRFVQILIRMLGYLRTRGHGSFILLPDLPEGDLPGVCYKKSRGLLSRVAESNCSEGSIFDSVLFFSSKEGESVEGCSVSVNCLDSVTVSEGFVENVDSFVEAMDKVSNGGFLRGEESELGVDWVELDWLKAKGYYTLEAFVANRLEVALRLAWLNCNSGKKRGVKLKEKLAMASVAANMFWRKKGCVDWWSNLDAEVRQKALTSVFGKSAKALALKILTEVKSASKDRLWAFSLESHPSLKYNENVSLQRAAPELASDVEFGSMIMHNSISQGHSSFANVFNCLLVLRDAITLKSCLESDFDGGKVFFSSLNAIGTISDCILAKLRAFLVIIYLECTKLELLGEGSCNSLPNKSKEKPGASGHKKKGRPGNLKRLNSTGTPQKDHRLTDKSCKAHNLSSANTEKSASKMPVVLQGNECQLEGSSSIVKMESAKGIVAEKIQTSARRNKKAKRKNRNSVVEISKEHINDERSSIGASSISSTSPDKASKLLEGSDNSTTFDCANHNFSRDYIHGSDSCSCSSKCGPGGEEGQASKRDKEDSSISSTVNMGFGGLECSETSNTAVENPVFHSGSKTPNGKLSCKNVRLNCFPKESDCVPINGETAIQKSVSIIQADAKLGVSNKQRTVCDLKEDSTREWRKGDSNQPVHITSLEWLSHEWPNVASTYFPSANSHIPPAADRLHLDAGHNWHNHFRQPFLSVVHQTRNPVIESGCKQMLTRPIPMSSDWPPVVRNACGVTASLACSYDSGFISRRHHQGFTTNSGQHNSMANNNEKKNSADFVDIPDLSNTQELVDECESHWISEEEFEVHGVSGLDYNQYFGGGVMYWNPSDHPGTGFSRPPSLSSDDSFWTWQEAEMNRAVDDMVAFSSSYSTNGLASPTTASFCSPFDRLVSGHQALGYVLSGNDVPGQALHSSSPITDKKGEDEASGSSARLPGDLEGKTGDPLPYPGLRPIIIPNMSRERLIKSPRVPPTRRERPRIKRPPSPVVLCVPRAPRPPPPSTAGESRKHRGFPTVRSGSSSPRHWGMRGLYNDIGNLEESSLHIDGTEVVFPSWRNNNLSARPVIQPLPGCLLQDHLIAISHLACDQEHPDVAFPLEPLEGESGPSRTESLSLMHSLLHEEIDSFCKQVAAENLYRKPYINWAVKRVTRSLQVLWPRSRANIFGSNATGLSLPSSDVDLVVCLPPVRNLEPIKEAGILEGRNGIKETCLQCKHFATCF from the exons ATGTTAAACGGCAAGTCCAAGTTCCCTCGCGAGCCCCTCGCTGCCATGGCCGCCTCTCTGGCGTCTCAGAACCAGCTCATGGACTCGCTCACCTCCCACATCTCTCTCTACACCTCCCGTTCCCCCTCCCCATGCCCTAGCTCCGCCCTGCGATCCTCGATCCTCAAATGGCTCTCCTCCCTCGGCGCCCAGCAACGCCGATCACACATGACCGTCGTCGATCCCAGGTTCGTCCAGATCCTAATCCGGATGCTCGGCTACCTCCGCACCCGCGGCCACGGCTCCTTCATCCTGTTGCCGGACCTCCCGGAGGGCGATCTCCCCGGCGTCTGCTACAAGAAGTCGCGCGGGCTTCTGTCTCGCGTTGCGGAATCGAACTGTTCGGAGGGATCCATTTTCGACTCGGTGCTGTTTTTCAGCTCGAAAGAAGGGGAGAGTGTTGAGGGATGTTCGGTTTCGGTGAATTGTCTCGACTCTGTTACTGTTAGCGAAGGGTTCGTGGAAAATGTGGATTCATTTGTGGAAGCGATGGATAAGGTGTCGAATGGAGGGTTTTTAAGGGGTGAAGAGAGTGAATTGGGAGTAGATTGGGTGGAATTAGATTGGTTGAAGGCGAAGGGATATTACACCCTGGAGGCTTTTGTGGCGAACAGGTTGGAGGTGGCATTGAGGCTGGCTTGGCTGAATTGTAATAGTGGTAAAAAGAGAGGGGTGAAGCTCAAAGAGAAGTTGGCGATGGCTAGTGTTGCAGCCAATATgttttggaggaagaagggttgTGTCGACTGGTGGTCGAATTTGGATGCGGAAGTGAGGCAAAAGGCCTTAACTTCAGTATTCGGGAAGTCCGCAAAAGCCTTG GCTCTGAAGATTCTGACAGAGGTAAAAAGTGCCTCAAAAGACAGGCTGTGGGCTTTCTCTCTGGAGTCGCATCCATCACTTAAGTACAATGAGAATGTGTCTTTGCAAAGAGCGGCACCAGAACTTGCATCCGACGTAGAGTTTGGTTCAATGATTATGCATAACTCTATTTCTCAGGGACATTCTTCTTTTGCCAATGTCTTCAATTGTTTGCTTGTGCTTCGAGATGCCATTACATTAAAATCGTGTCTGGAAAGTGACTTTGACGGAGGGAAAGTATTTTTTAGCTCCCTGAACGCTATTGGTACTATTTCTGATTGTATACTAGCAAAACTGCGGGCATTTCTTGTGATTATTTATCTTGAGTGCACGAAACTTGAACTTCTAGGAGAGGGAAGTTGTAATTCATTGCCTAATAAGTCCAAGGAAAAGCCAGGTGCATCGGGTCATAAAAAGAAGGGGAGGCCCGGTAATTTAAAGAGGCTGAATTCTACTGGTACTCCCCAAAAGGATCATCGGCTGACTGACAAATCTTGCAAG GCTCATAATTTGTCATCGGCTAATACTGAGAAGTCAGCAAGCAAGATGCCTGTGGTCCTTCAGGGGAATGAGTGTCAGTTGGAGGGGTCATCGTCGATAGTCAAAATG GAATCTGCCAAAGGAATTGTTGCTGAAAAAATCCAGACATCTGCTCGGAGGAACAAGAAAGCAAAACGTAAAAACAGAAATTCTGTTGTAGAAATTTCGAAGGAACATATAAATGACGAGAGGTCTTCAATTGGTGCTTCCTCTATTTCTAGTACCTCTCCAGACAAGGCTTCGAAGTTGCTCGAGGGCTCTGATAATTCAACTACCTTCGATTGTGCAAATCATAATTTTAGCAGAGACTACATCCATGGTTCAGATTCGTGTTCTTGCAGTTCTAAATGTGGACCTGGTGGAGAAGAGGGGCAGGCCTCCAAAAGAGATAAAGAAGACTCCTCTATAAGTTCTACAGTTAATATGGGTTTTGGCGGTTTAGAATGTTCAGAAACTTCGAATACTGCAGTTGAAAATCCTGTCTTTCATTCTGGATCAAAAACACCAAATGGCAAATTAAGTTGTAAAAATGTACGTCTCAATTGTTTCCCCAAAGAGTCTGACTGTGTCCCAATCAATGGAGAAACTGCCATTCAGAAATCTGTCAGCATAATTCAAGCTGATGCGAAGTTGGGTGTTTCCAACAAGCAAAGAACTGTCTGTGATTTGAAAGAGGACTCCACGAGGGAGTGGAGGAAAGGAGATTCCAATCAACCTGTACATATTACTTCTTTGGAGTGGCTTTCACACGAGTGGCCCAATGTTGCTAGCACTTACTTTCCGTCAGCTAACTCACATATCCCACCTGCCGCTGATAGGTTACATCTTGATGCTGGTCATAATTGGCACAATCACTTCCGCCAACCTTTTCTGTCAGTGGTACATCAGACAAGGAATCCTGTGATTGAAAGTGGGTGTAAACAGATGCTAACACGACCAATACCCATGAGTTCAGATTGGCCCCCAGTGGTACGAAATGCTTGTGGAGTAACAGCATCCTTGGCCTGTAGTTATGATTCTGGATTCATCTCAAGACGTCACCATCAGGGTTTCACTACTAACAGTGGGCAGCATAATTCAATGGCAAacaacaatgaaaagaaaaactctGCTGATTTTGTGGATATACCTGATTTGTCAAATACGCAGGAACTCGTTGATGAGTGTGAGAGCCACTGGATATCAGAAGAAGAATTTGAGGTTCATGGAGTGTCAGGTTTGGATTATAATCAGTACTTTGGTGGCGGTGTGATGTACTGGAATCCTTCTGATCATCCTGGGACTGGTTTCTCACGGCCTCCATCCCTCAGTTCTGATGACAGCTTCTGGACTTGGCAAGAAGCAGAGATGAATCGGGCAGTTGATGATATGGTTGCATTCTCTTCTTCATACAGTACAAATGGTTTGGCGTCACCTACTACTGCTTCATTTTGTTCTCCATTTGATCGTCTAGTTTCTGGACATCAGGCACTTGGGTATGTCCTGTCAGGGAATGATGTACCTGGTCAGGCACTGCATTCTTCTTCCCCAATTACAGACAAAAAAGGAGAGGATGAGGCTTCTGGATCTTCAGCCCGGTTACCGGGTGATCTGGAGGGAAAGACCGGAGACCCTCTTCCCTATCCTGGTTTAAGACCAATTATCATTCCTAATATGTCAAGGGAAAGACTAATCAAGAGTCCTCGTGTTCCTCCAACTAGGCGGGAACGGCCTCGTATAAAACGGCCACCATCGCCTGTTGTTCTTTGTGTACCAAGGGCACCACGTCCGCCTCCACCATCAACTGCGGGAGAGTCCAGAAAACATAGGGGCTTTCCAACTGTTAGATCTGGTAGTTCCAGTCCAAGGCACTGGGGTATGAGAGGCTTGTATAATGATATTGGGAACTTGGAGGAAAGTTCTCTGCACATTGATGGtactgaagttgtttttccttcttggaGAAATAATAATCTTTCAGCTCGTCCAGTCATCCAGCCTCTACCTGGATGTTTGCTGCAAGACCATCTTATTGCAATATCGCATCTAGCTTGTGATCAGGAACAT CCAGATGTCGCCTTCCCTCTGGAACCGCTGGAAGGAGAGAGTGGACCTTCTCGGACAGAATCTCTTTCTTTGATGCATAGCCTTCTTCACGAAGAAATTGACTCATTCTGCAAACAG GTTGCTGCAGAGAATTTATACAGGAAGCCTTATATCAATTGGGCTGTTAAGCGTGTCACACGATCTCTCCAGGTTCTTTGGCCCAGGTCGCGGGCTAATATCTTTGGTTCAAATGCAACAGGGTTGTCGCTTCCCTCAAGTGATGTGGACCTTGTTGTCTGCCTTCCCCCTGTTAGGAACCTG GAACCGATAAAAGAAGCTGGGATCTTGGAGGGGCGTAATGGTATCAAAGAGACATGCCTTCAG